Sequence from the Panicum virgatum strain AP13 chromosome 5N, P.virgatum_v5, whole genome shotgun sequence genome:
TTCTTCAGCAGAAATATTCCCTTCCCAGCCAGTCATGGCAGTTTTTACCCAGCCTGGGCAGAAACAGTTCATGTAGATCTTTTGGCCGTCAGGCCGATCCGAGAGCCTCCTTGACATGAGTCGTGTATAAGCATTAACAGCAAGCTTCAAGACTGAATAGTCAGTGTACATCTGAGGCCACTGATCGGAGGACCAAGTACCTTGCCTTACTTGCTCCAGAAATTTCTTGATCATCTCATCAATTAACTGTTCTGATAAACAATCATCATTCAATAGCTGATCTCTTAGGCTGGCATCACCAATTCTCTGAAATAAAAATAAGATCGATAAATAGTAAAGTAATGGTCAATCCAAGGGCGCCTCATGTTAAAGGTCACACAAGATCACATTGGCAATATATAGGAATCTGTCAAGCATACTTACATTTCGTCTGCCATTGACTCTACCAAGCCTTGAGCTGACATTCACTATCCGAGCACCATAAGGAGAGGGTTTCATTAGTGGTATCATGGCATCAATCATCCTTTTC
This genomic interval carries:
- the LOC120675989 gene encoding carbonyl reductase [NADPH] 1-like, with the translated sequence MIDAMIPLMKPSPYGARIVNVSSRLGRVNGRRNRIGDASLRDQLLNDDCLSEQLIDEMIKKFLEQVRQGTWSSDQWPQMYTDYSVLKLAVNAYTRLMSRRLSDRPDGQKIYMNCFCPGWVKTAMTGWEGNISAEEGADTGVWLALLPCEQGTNGKFFAERREISF